The proteins below are encoded in one region of Belonocnema kinseyi isolate 2016_QV_RU_SX_M_011 chromosome 3, B_treatae_v1, whole genome shotgun sequence:
- the LOC117169049 gene encoding decapping and exoribonuclease protein-like isoform X1: MFILILMKDMIMLLTKFRFLQTWITYCIGQTRIQKLCKDNPEIPPDTSNPVDENSEFFGVFSYKLGEHNLLYVGSIDGVISNEILTKHTILANDIKFAELKTGKRYQIHERNHSFYLRRAKTWCQSFLSCVEKVLFGYRTENGILENIEEYTLDELLEVVGNKALANWHPNKAKNFCNEFLKYVKDTVTEDHAKCIYKFTWHARKGEKNITIEILENVNDESKYSEYLFLHEWYIARINQY, encoded by the exons atgtttattttgatctTAATGAAGGATATGATAATGTTATTAACAAAGTTCCGTTTTCTCCAAACATGGATAACGTATTGCATTGGGCAAACTCGAATCCAGAAGTTGTGCAAAg ataaTCCTGAAATTCCTCCAGACACTTCAAATCCGGTTGACGAAAATTCGGAGTTTTTTGGTGTTTTCTCATATAAATTAGGGGAACATAATCTTCTTTACGTAGGGTCAATTGATGGagtcatttcaaatgaaattttaacgaaacacACCATTTTAGCAAATGACATTAAATTTGCTGAGCTGAAAACTGGGAAACGGTATCAAATTCATGAACGAAATCATTCGTTCTATCTTAGGCGGGCAAAAACATGGTGCCAATCCTTTTTGAGCTGCGTTGAAAAAGTTTTGTTCGGATATAGAACAGAAAATGGAATCCTGGAAAATATAGAAGAATATACGCTGGATGAATTATTAGAAGTTGTCGGGAATAAG GCACTAGCAAACTGGCATCCCAATAAAGCAAAGAACTTCtgcaatgaatttttgaaatacgtAAAAGATACTGTCACAGAAGATCACGccaaatgtatttataaatttacttGGCATGCTAGgaaaggagaaaaaaatattacaattgagattttagaaaatgttaatgATGAATCAAAATATTCAGAGTACTTGTTTCTACATGAGTGGTATATTGCAAGAATTAATCAATACTAA
- the LOC117169049 gene encoding decapping nuclease RAI1-like isoform X2, with the protein MFILILMKDMIMLLTKFRFLQTWITYCIGQTRIQKLCKDNPEIPPDTSNPVDENSEFFGVFSYKLGEHNLLYVGSIDGVISNEILTKHTILANDIKFAELKTGKRYQIHERNHSFYLRRAKTWCQSFLSCVEKVLFGYRTENGILENIEEYTLDELLEVVGNKYNNS; encoded by the exons atgtttattttgatctTAATGAAGGATATGATAATGTTATTAACAAAGTTCCGTTTTCTCCAAACATGGATAACGTATTGCATTGGGCAAACTCGAATCCAGAAGTTGTGCAAAg ataaTCCTGAAATTCCTCCAGACACTTCAAATCCGGTTGACGAAAATTCGGAGTTTTTTGGTGTTTTCTCATATAAATTAGGGGAACATAATCTTCTTTACGTAGGGTCAATTGATGGagtcatttcaaatgaaattttaacgaaacacACCATTTTAGCAAATGACATTAAATTTGCTGAGCTGAAAACTGGGAAACGGTATCAAATTCATGAACGAAATCATTCGTTCTATCTTAGGCGGGCAAAAACATGGTGCCAATCCTTTTTGAGCTGCGTTGAAAAAGTTTTGTTCGGATATAGAACAGAAAATGGAATCCTGGAAAATATAGAAGAATATACGCTGGATGAATTATTAGAAGTTGTCGGGAATAAG taTAATAACAGCTGA